A single region of the Arthrobacter sp. FB24 genome encodes:
- a CDS encoding DUF305 domain-containing protein produces the protein MKKTLTLSAAAIAAAIALAGCSAGSGTGSPEASTTSGMNHGSSGTASSSAPAASAAASAEFNDADTMFAQMMIPHHTQAVAMSDIMLKKEGIPAAVTDLATKIKAAQGPEIEKMTGWLESWGQPTMMPTNMPSTHSMSGMMGQDDMAKLEAAQGTEAARLFLTQMIAHHEGAVMMAKTETTDGKNADAVQLSKEIVSSQEAEIQEMKDLLATL, from the coding sequence ATGAAGAAGACCCTGACCCTTTCCGCTGCCGCCATCGCCGCAGCAATCGCCCTCGCCGGCTGCTCCGCCGGTTCGGGGACCGGCAGTCCGGAGGCAAGCACCACGTCCGGCATGAACCACGGCAGCTCCGGCACGGCTTCAAGCTCAGCCCCGGCAGCTTCGGCAGCAGCTTCGGCGGAGTTCAACGACGCGGACACCATGTTCGCGCAGATGATGATCCCGCACCACACCCAGGCCGTGGCCATGAGCGACATCATGCTCAAGAAAGAAGGCATTCCCGCCGCGGTGACAGACCTTGCCACCAAGATCAAAGCGGCCCAAGGCCCCGAGATCGAGAAAATGACCGGCTGGCTGGAAAGCTGGGGCCAGCCCACAATGATGCCCACGAACATGCCTTCGACCCACAGCATGTCCGGGATGATGGGCCAGGACGACATGGCCAAACTCGAGGCCGCGCAGGGCACCGAGGCCGCCAGGCTGTTCCTGACCCAGATGATCGCCCACCATGAGGGCGCCGTCATGATGGCCAAGACCGAAACCACCGACGGCAAGAACGCCGACGCCGTCCAGCTCAGCAAGGAGATCGTGAGCTCCCAGGAAGCCGAAATCCAGGAAATGAAAGACCTCCTGGCCACCCTGTAG